The nucleotide window CCGCATGTCCTGATTGTCCCAGGTGACGGGCTTGCGCAAGCCAGTTTGCACACGGCAACGCCGTAGACATCAGCTTCGTCGCAGCGCTCCCACAGCCGCAATGCGATGATGGCGGCATGGCTACACCTACAGCAATTAAAGAATCCACCTGGGCCGCCGCCACCTGGCCCCTGGGCGCCCACCTTGGCACCGACGGCGCCACCACCTTCGCCGTCTACGCCCCTGCCGCTACCCGCCTCCAGCTGGAGATCTACCCCGAGGCCCTGGGGGCCAGTGCCACCGCCACCTACCTGCCTGCCAAGGGCACCGACGGCGTCTGGCGCGCCCGCCTAGCAGACGCCCCCGCAGGCACCCTCTTCGGGTACCGCGCCTGGGGCTCCAACTGGCCCTATGAGGAGGGCTGGGCCCCCGGCTCCGCCACCGGCTTCATCGCCGACCTGGACAAGCAGGGCAACCGCTTCAACCCTAACAAGGTCCTCTTTGACCCCTACGCCCGTGAGGTCTCCCACAACGTTTACACCGACGCCCTGGCCGAGCTGGGCGTGGACGACGGCGTACTTGGCACCGGCGGCGAGCTGGTAGACGGCGTACCTCGCCGCCAGATCGACACCGCCCCCTACGCGCCCAAGAGCGTCGTCATCGACGACCACACGCCCGTGGCCCCTAAACCTGAACTGTCCCAAGAGCAGGCCATCATCTACGAGGCCTCCGTCAAACAGATCAGCGGCCATCCCTCCGCCGCCCACCTGGCCGACCTCCTGGCCGGGCAGTACGGCTTCGAGGGCCTAGTCAACGTCCCCACCGAGTACCTGGGCACCTACAAGGGCGCCGGGATGCTAGCCCCCTACCTAAAGTCCATCGGCGTGAGCACCATCGAGCTGCTGCCCGTCCACGAGACCAACAGCTCTGAGTCCTGCCAGCCCGGCAAAACCAACGCCTGGGGCTACATGACCCTGTCCTTCTTTGCCCCCAACCGGAGTTACTCCTCGGACCAATCCTGGGGCGGCCCCACCCGTGAGTTCAAGGAAATGGTCTCCGCTTTCCACGAGGCCGGGCTGGAGGTCTACCTGGACGTCGTCTACAACCACACCGCTGAGGGCGGCAATTGGGGTGGGGACGTCAACACCACCGGATTCACCAGCCTGGGAGGCCTGGCCACCGCCGAGTACTACCAGATGACCGACGGGAAGATCCTCGTCGACGGTGCCACCGGCACCTCCAACCAGATGAACTACTCCTCCCCAGTGGCCCGCCAACTCGTGCTGGACTCCCTGGGCTACTGGTGCCGCGAGATGGGCGTGGACGGTTTCCGTTTTGACCTGGCTACCGTGCTAGGCCGCAAGCCCGCCGACGCCGCCGCCGAGGACTGGGGTGCCCAGAAACGCTTCTTCACCGACCACCCACTACTCACCGCTATCGCGGACTTGGCCGCCCAGGAGAACATTGAAGTCATCGCTGAGGCCTGGGACCTGTGGGGCTACGAAGTTGGCAACTTCCCGCGCGGCTGGGGCGAGTGGAACGGACGCTACCGCGACGCCGTACGCCGCTTCTCCAAGGGTGACGGCAACACCGTCTCCTTCATGGACATGCTTAACGGCGACTACCACCACTTCGCGGACAATGGCGGCCCCCAGAAGTCCGTGAACTTCCTGGTGGCCCACGACGGCTTCAACCTGGCTGACCTGGTCTCCTACCAGAACAAGAACAATGACCAGCCCGCCCCCTTCGGCCCCTCCGACGGCGGTAATGACAACAACTTGTCCTGGGACTGCGGCGGGGACCACGCCCTGCGTCGCGTGCGCCTGCGCAACCTGTGGACCATCCTCATGTTCTCGCGCGGCGTGCCCTTGGTGGTGGCCGGTGACGAGTTGGGCCGCACCCAGAACGGCAACAACAACCCCTGGGCCATCGACACCGTGGCCATGCGCAACAACTACGCTATGGCGGCCACCAACGCCCCCCAGCGGGTCCCCGTGGCCGCAGGCGTGGACGCCGCCTACCACGACAACTTGGGTGAGTTCCCGTCCACGGATCCCCAGGTCAACCCGCTGTTGCGCTTCGCCAGTTTCCTAATGCACTTGCGCCGCGAGCACGCCGCCCTGCACCAAGCCGCCTGGGGAGACATGATCGCCGTCAACGAGGACGTCTCCTACCTGTTCCACACCCCCACCACGGAGGGCTACCCGCAGGAAGGTGATCGTGCTCTCGCCGTCAACATTGCCGCGCCCGGTGAGTCTTTCTGGCTGATGATCAACATGACCGGCGAGCAGATCGGCTTCCGCGTGCCCGACGCGCGCACCGGTCGCCGGTGGCGCCGTCTGGTGGATACCTCCACTGCGGCGGAGACAGCTGGCAACTTCTGGCCCGTCGGTGAGGGTGAGGTGGTCACCGGAGGTACCCCGGTAGAGCCATGGTCGATCGTGGTTTGGCACGAGGAGCCGACGGCTAGCTGAGGCCGGAAAAGCACTGCGACGGCGGGGCGCCGAGGGGCCTGCAAGGGCTGCCCGGCGCCCCTGTGCCACTCGGTCGACGTGAAACTGCGCCAAGTCCAACTCTGCTTGAGGGGGACCTGTGGGCGGTGGAAAAGCCAGGGACCTGCCATAGGATGCAGCAGACCGCCTGCCCCAAACGAAGGTACATCGTGGCCACTGCCCCTCATGCCCAGCCCACTGTTGCCCCTACCGGGAGTCCTGTACCGCCAGGTGGCTCCCCTGCTATTAGGTCCAGCCGCAACCAAGTTCTGGCTGGCTGGGCCGTGCACGCCTTCACCATGTCTGGGCTCGTGTGGGCCAGTCTGGCGCTGCTCGCCCTGTACAATGGCTCCCTGAAGTTGATGTGGCTTTGGCTCATCGTCGCACTTGTGGTGGACGGGGTGGACGGCACCCTGGCCCGCCGGGTGCGTATCAAGGAGGCCGTGCCGTGGTTTGACGGCTCTGTCACCGACATCATCATCGACTACCTGACTTGGACCTTTATCCCAGGCGTCTTCATGTACCTGTATCTGCCGCTGGGCCCAAAGCCGCTGGCGGGGGTGCTGGTGCTGGTGGCGCTGGTCTCATCTCTGTTCTGCTACGCCAACGAAGGCGAGAAGTCCGCCGACAACTACTTTGTGGGGTTCCCTGCCGCCTGGAACGTGGTGGCGGTGATGATGTGGGTGCTGCACACCCCGGCGCTAGCGAACATCATCTGCACCGTCGTGCTGGCTATCTTGACGCTAGTGCCCACCCACTATGCCCATCCCATGCGAGTGGTAAAACGCCGCTCCCTGCTGATCGTCCTGGTGTTGGCCTGGATAGCGGGCACCGTCTGGCTGTTGGCGGTCTACCCGAGCCAACCCTTGCCCGCAATGCTGTTGTCAGTGGTTTGCGGTGGCTGGTTCCTGGCTATTGGTGTGCTGCGTACCCTCCAGGGTCGTCCCGACGAGGTCGAGGGGGCCTTGGAGAGCTGAGAGGCGGCTAGGCCTCGCGCAGACCCCTGGCCACGACGACGTCGCGCAGCCAGCGCAGGCCCTCCAGCGCCGCCGCTCCCAGAATCATGGTGACCACTGCGGCCACCACCCCGTGCGGATAGTCCCGGCCCTGCATCCAGAAGTACACGTAGGGTGACATGAAGGTCACCACCGTGGTCAGCAGACCCAGCACGCGTACGCGCAGGCGACGGCCTGAGACCATCGCCAGGATGCCCCAGGTGTAGGGGATGGCCGTGAGTACGTCGATGGCCCACAGCACCCAGACCTGCCCGGTGAAGCCCGGCACGAAGGCCACTGGCAGGGCCCGCAGTGAGGAGTAGGTGAACACGGCCACGTAGGCCAGGAATACCGGGTTGGACATGGCGCGGCGCGCCAGCGTGCGCTCGGTGAAGGCCACCTGGGCGCGGCGCATGGCCGCCAGGGTCCGGCGGGAGCAGCGGGTCGTATCCGTTCCCTCCAAGCACTTGCGCAGAAAGCCCTGCCCGGCTTCTCCCCGATCCGAGAGGGACACAATGACGTCTGCCGGGTGCACGCCCACGACTACCTTGCCGTTGGCGTCGGCGGGGCCAACCTGGTGCACCAGGTCCGCGCCCAGGACGTGCCGGAGGCGCTCCATGGCGCCTGCGGGCAGGTGGGCGAGCCACAGGCGGGTGCGTTGTTCGACGGCGTGGTCCAGGGCGTTGCCCAGTTGCCAGCCAAGGTTGTCTGGTTGAAGGAGGAGGGTGGGGTCGGCGTGGGCCAGTTCGGCCAGCAGTGGCCGCTCGACGACGTCGTTGGCGGAGCCCAGGTCACCGATGCGGCCCGCTCCGCTGGCGGTCAGCAGGGCCTGTGGCTCCAGCACGGTGCGCTGCACCAGGGGGACCGAGAGCATGGAGCGGAGGGCCAAAAGGCGCCCCAGGGGGCCGAGGTGATGGGGAGCGGACGGGGTCATAGGGGCAGCCTGTCAGAAGCAGGGCCTGTCTGTCGCCTCGGCTCCCCGGAGGTGATGCCTTCGCGATGCTGAGTACGGGCGGCCAGGCTCGGACTGGTCTGAAGCGGTCCGTGGAGCGGCAGCGCTGCAGACGTTACAGGGGCCAGCGGGTCAGGGAACTGATGGTCACAATCAGGGCGTAGGCGGAGGGGCGCGCTGCGCCGCCTGGGTCACGTCCCGTTCCAGCCTTCGACCGTCAAGCGAGATGTTTCTTCTCAGTTTCCAGGGCGGTGGGAGACTGCCAGCAGCGTCCAGGACCGGCACGGCCAGCTGCGGCCACGCCGTCACCCTGACACCACCCATACGTTATGGCAATAGGAGTCCAAACATGCAGGAGAGCATCGAAAAGGTCTATCAGCAGGTTGTTGAGCGCAACCGTGGCGAGGCCGAGTTCCACCAGGCAGTCCGAGAGGTACTTGAGTCACTGGATCCCGTCGTCACCAAGCACCCTGAATACCTTGAAGCAGCTCTCCTGGAGCGCATCGTCGAGCCCGAGCGTCAGATCATGTTCCGCGTCCCGTG belongs to Actinomyces trachealis and includes:
- a CDS encoding CDP-alcohol phosphatidyltransferase family protein; this encodes MSGLVWASLALLALYNGSLKLMWLWLIVALVVDGVDGTLARRVRIKEAVPWFDGSVTDIIIDYLTWTFIPGVFMYLYLPLGPKPLAGVLVLVALVSSLFCYANEGEKSADNYFVGFPAAWNVVAVMMWVLHTPALANIICTVVLAILTLVPTHYAHPMRVVKRRSLLIVLVLAWIAGTVWLLAVYPSQPLPAMLLSVVCGGWFLAIGVLRTLQGRPDEVEGALES
- a CDS encoding glycogen debranching protein, coding for MATPTAIKESTWAAATWPLGAHLGTDGATTFAVYAPAATRLQLEIYPEALGASATATYLPAKGTDGVWRARLADAPAGTLFGYRAWGSNWPYEEGWAPGSATGFIADLDKQGNRFNPNKVLFDPYAREVSHNVYTDALAELGVDDGVLGTGGELVDGVPRRQIDTAPYAPKSVVIDDHTPVAPKPELSQEQAIIYEASVKQISGHPSAAHLADLLAGQYGFEGLVNVPTEYLGTYKGAGMLAPYLKSIGVSTIELLPVHETNSSESCQPGKTNAWGYMTLSFFAPNRSYSSDQSWGGPTREFKEMVSAFHEAGLEVYLDVVYNHTAEGGNWGGDVNTTGFTSLGGLATAEYYQMTDGKILVDGATGTSNQMNYSSPVARQLVLDSLGYWCREMGVDGFRFDLATVLGRKPADAAAEDWGAQKRFFTDHPLLTAIADLAAQENIEVIAEAWDLWGYEVGNFPRGWGEWNGRYRDAVRRFSKGDGNTVSFMDMLNGDYHHFADNGGPQKSVNFLVAHDGFNLADLVSYQNKNNDQPAPFGPSDGGNDNNLSWDCGGDHALRRVRLRNLWTILMFSRGVPLVVAGDELGRTQNGNNNPWAIDTVAMRNNYAMAATNAPQRVPVAAGVDAAYHDNLGEFPSTDPQVNPLLRFASFLMHLRREHAALHQAAWGDMIAVNEDVSYLFHTPTTEGYPQEGDRALAVNIAAPGESFWLMINMTGEQIGFRVPDARTGRRWRRLVDTSTAAETAGNFWPVGEGEVVTGGTPVEPWSIVVWHEEPTAS